Proteins from one Pseudarthrobacter sp. BIM B-2242 genomic window:
- a CDS encoding FUSC family protein has protein sequence MKILAEMFSIAPANKDHHPAIRCAVGIFVPLITLVLLGRLDLAIFASFGAFTGIYGRGEPHGTRFVLQLRAGLLMLVVILLAALAARAGAAWGLDSANTTWLLVLATTLVAGTCSVAISWLRLRPAGSLFHIFAFAAIASIPNQPPVWEGMLVAALTTAFCLLIGFSARVLPRHRTPWVRPRPIRRTADERRTAWLEGLGYLVAAGLAGALATWAGQWLGFGHNYWAMVAAVVPLVGHSTRHRVSRGVQRIIGTVLGLALLAAILLLGLAPWQTVLVIAACQFGAELFIARQYVLAQLFVTPLALISTLLVVPASPTVLLRDRIIETFIGAAVGIAVVLAPGLWRRLRGV, from the coding sequence GTGAAGATCCTCGCTGAGATGTTCAGCATCGCTCCCGCCAACAAGGACCACCACCCGGCCATCCGGTGTGCGGTGGGGATCTTTGTCCCGTTGATCACGCTGGTGTTGCTGGGCCGGCTGGACCTGGCGATCTTCGCGTCTTTCGGTGCGTTCACGGGAATCTACGGGCGGGGAGAGCCCCACGGCACGCGGTTTGTGCTGCAGCTCCGGGCAGGCCTGCTGATGCTGGTTGTTATCCTGCTGGCTGCGCTCGCGGCCCGCGCCGGAGCAGCCTGGGGACTGGACAGCGCCAACACCACCTGGCTCCTGGTCCTGGCCACAACGCTGGTGGCCGGGACATGTTCGGTGGCCATCTCCTGGCTTCGGCTGCGTCCTGCCGGCTCGTTGTTCCACATTTTCGCTTTCGCGGCCATCGCGTCCATTCCCAACCAGCCGCCGGTATGGGAAGGCATGCTGGTGGCAGCCCTCACCACCGCCTTCTGCCTGCTGATCGGGTTCTCCGCACGTGTCCTGCCGCGTCACCGCACGCCGTGGGTTCGTCCGCGCCCGATCCGGCGCACTGCTGATGAGCGTCGAACGGCCTGGCTCGAGGGCCTGGGTTACCTGGTGGCTGCCGGCCTGGCCGGTGCCCTCGCCACCTGGGCCGGGCAGTGGCTGGGTTTCGGCCACAACTACTGGGCGATGGTGGCTGCGGTGGTCCCGCTTGTGGGGCATTCCACCCGGCACCGTGTCAGCCGCGGTGTGCAAAGGATCATCGGTACCGTCCTCGGCCTGGCGCTGCTGGCGGCCATCCTGCTGCTCGGCCTCGCGCCGTGGCAGACCGTCCTGGTCATAGCCGCCTGCCAGTTTGGTGCGGAGCTTTTTATTGCCCGCCAGTACGTGCTCGCGCAGCTCTTCGTCACGCCGCTGGCGTTGATCTCCACGCTGCTGGTGGTGCCGGCGTCGCCCACGGTTTTGCTACGGGACCGCATCATCGAGACATTCATTGGTGCCGCCGTCGGAATTGCCGTGGTGCTGGCACCGGGCCTGTGGCGGCGCCTGCGCGGGGTGTAA
- a CDS encoding ACT domain-containing protein translates to MKPTARIPATADLSCEVCGLMPEPTKTRLTLANVAVMLPIELLVHALVVETHLPYLAKVLVLTLTATVLVIWVAEPSAARILRGWLHAPALRHRRKLGTAPALWRARTVLLDQPGALQKVTRALARLDTNILSIHVHPVAGGVLDEFVLSAPGNLAERQLLEALDDGGGSRSKVWPTTALAMADGQTKALSLAARIADAPDELPLAVAELLRARVLTPAEAVLEHHDAGTRLKIPTAWHGPIIFARPGEPFTPAESARAHRLAELAEILAHRPAPAHGM, encoded by the coding sequence ATGAAGCCCACCGCACGCATCCCTGCCACGGCTGATCTGAGCTGCGAAGTCTGCGGCCTGATGCCCGAACCCACCAAGACCCGCCTGACCTTGGCGAATGTCGCCGTGATGCTCCCCATTGAGCTGCTGGTCCACGCCCTTGTGGTGGAAACCCACCTGCCGTATCTGGCCAAGGTACTGGTGCTTACGCTCACGGCCACCGTTCTGGTGATCTGGGTGGCGGAGCCGTCCGCAGCCCGGATCCTGCGTGGCTGGCTGCACGCGCCGGCGCTCCGTCACCGCAGGAAGCTGGGCACCGCGCCGGCCTTGTGGCGGGCACGCACTGTCCTGCTGGACCAGCCGGGTGCGCTGCAGAAGGTTACCCGGGCGCTGGCCCGCCTGGACACCAACATCCTTAGCATCCACGTCCACCCGGTGGCCGGCGGAGTGCTGGACGAATTTGTGCTCTCGGCGCCGGGCAACCTGGCTGAACGCCAACTGCTGGAGGCATTGGACGACGGCGGCGGGTCCCGTTCCAAGGTGTGGCCCACCACAGCGCTGGCCATGGCGGACGGGCAGACCAAGGCGCTGAGCCTGGCGGCCAGGATCGCCGACGCACCGGACGAGCTGCCGCTTGCGGTGGCCGAACTGCTGCGAGCCCGGGTCCTCACGCCGGCGGAGGCCGTGCTGGAACACCACGACGCCGGCACCCGGCTGAAGATCCCCACCGCCTGGCACGGACCCATTATCTTCGCCCGTCCCGGCGAGCCGTTCACGCCTGCCGAGTCCGCCCGCGCGCACCGGCTCGCCGAGCTCGCGGAGATCCTGGCCCACCGCCCTGCCCCGGCGCACGGCATGTAG
- a CDS encoding extracellular solute-binding protein — protein MAAAVAATMLAGCGAGTATPAASEAPSSTSTAPSGETLVVYTNSNGEGRGDWLTAEATKAGFKIEVVGAGGADATNKLIAEKNNPIADVAFGLNNMYFAQIKAAGALEAFDPAWAGEVDTAVGDTGDGKAYWPLVKQAILLGYNADKFSADAAPKDWTDLWTKDEFKSRYERVTGLGTATAQLVFAGILSRYKDDSGDLGISDEGWKQVEQYFQNGSPAVAKTDLFARIASGEVDMGQMPSSIIAEREKSFNVKAETVIPSVGVPLAVEQIALVKGTDKKAEAAKFIDWFGSAEVQAAFAKQFNSMPVNKVAAEQANPEVVEFFATVKQQDIDWEFVQENMGAWVEKIELEYMQ, from the coding sequence ATGGCGGCCGCCGTCGCCGCGACCATGTTGGCCGGCTGCGGCGCTGGTACCGCAACCCCCGCAGCGTCCGAGGCCCCCTCCTCCACTTCGACGGCTCCTTCCGGCGAAACCCTGGTGGTTTACACGAACTCAAACGGTGAAGGCCGCGGCGACTGGCTGACCGCGGAGGCCACCAAAGCCGGCTTCAAAATCGAGGTGGTGGGGGCCGGCGGCGCAGACGCCACGAACAAGCTCATCGCCGAAAAGAACAACCCCATTGCCGATGTTGCCTTCGGGCTGAACAACATGTACTTCGCCCAGATCAAGGCCGCCGGCGCGCTCGAAGCTTTTGACCCGGCGTGGGCGGGCGAAGTGGACACGGCCGTAGGGGACACCGGTGACGGCAAGGCGTACTGGCCGCTGGTGAAGCAGGCAATCCTCCTCGGCTACAACGCGGACAAGTTCAGCGCCGACGCCGCCCCCAAGGACTGGACAGACCTCTGGACCAAGGACGAGTTCAAGTCCCGCTATGAGCGGGTCACCGGCCTGGGAACCGCAACAGCGCAGCTGGTGTTCGCGGGCATCCTCTCCCGCTACAAAGACGATTCCGGTGATCTTGGCATCTCCGATGAGGGCTGGAAGCAGGTTGAGCAGTATTTCCAGAACGGCAGCCCGGCCGTGGCCAAGACCGACCTTTTCGCACGGATAGCCTCCGGCGAAGTGGACATGGGCCAGATGCCGTCCTCGATCATTGCCGAGCGGGAGAAGTCCTTCAACGTCAAGGCCGAAACGGTGATTCCCTCGGTCGGTGTTCCGCTTGCTGTTGAACAGATTGCCCTGGTGAAGGGGACGGACAAGAAGGCTGAAGCAGCAAAGTTCATCGACTGGTTCGGCAGCGCGGAAGTCCAGGCCGCCTTCGCCAAACAGTTCAACTCGATGCCTGTCAACAAGGTCGCGGCAGAGCAGGCCAACCCTGAGGTGGTGGAGTTCTTCGCCACTGTCAAGCAGCAGGACATCGACTGGGAGTTCGTCCAGGAGAACATGGGTGCCTGGGTGGAAAAGATCGAGCTCGAATACATGCAGTAG
- a CDS encoding ABC transporter ATP-binding protein has translation MIRLDNIEVTFGDFVAIPNLDLHVKPGEFFTLLGPSGCGKTTALRTLAGFIEPSAGTVHVDGKNVTRLPSDKRQVGMVFQNYALFPSMSVWENIAFGLRVRKEKSAESDRLVRDIARRVELSDEQLHKNVAELSGGQQQRVAVARALVLRPKILLLDEPLSNLDAKLRHQLRQQLKDLQSEFGITTVYVTHDQDEALAMSDRVAVFNKGVVEQVGTPQSIYDAAATEFVCNFIGDSSPLTPEFIAELNRLSGAGLSPAANSYLRVEKASLTQPADGGTAVGLSGQVVSRTYHGLHSRYIVRSHGADLRLLVKEDGAAHPEAGAETTVFVQPGHVLQYHPDTGKALDRREEAVTLP, from the coding sequence ATGATCCGCCTAGACAACATCGAAGTTACCTTCGGCGATTTTGTAGCCATCCCGAACCTTGACCTGCACGTGAAACCCGGCGAGTTCTTCACGCTGCTCGGGCCTTCCGGGTGCGGCAAGACGACGGCGTTGCGGACGTTGGCGGGGTTCATCGAACCTTCTGCAGGGACGGTGCATGTGGACGGGAAGAACGTCACCCGGCTTCCGAGTGACAAGCGTCAGGTGGGCATGGTGTTCCAAAACTATGCCCTGTTCCCCAGCATGAGCGTCTGGGAGAACATCGCCTTCGGGCTCCGGGTCCGCAAGGAGAAATCCGCCGAGAGTGACCGCCTGGTGCGCGATATCGCGCGCCGGGTGGAGCTCAGCGATGAGCAGCTGCACAAAAACGTGGCGGAACTCTCCGGCGGCCAGCAGCAGCGCGTGGCCGTGGCCCGGGCGCTGGTGCTGCGGCCCAAGATCCTCCTGTTGGATGAGCCGTTGTCCAACCTGGACGCCAAGCTCCGGCACCAGCTCCGGCAGCAGCTCAAGGACCTGCAGAGCGAGTTCGGCATCACCACCGTGTACGTCACGCACGATCAGGACGAAGCGCTGGCCATGAGTGACAGGGTGGCGGTCTTCAACAAGGGCGTGGTGGAACAGGTGGGAACACCACAATCCATTTACGATGCCGCCGCCACCGAATTCGTCTGCAACTTCATCGGTGACAGTTCGCCGCTGACCCCGGAATTCATCGCTGAGCTCAACAGGCTCTCCGGCGCCGGCCTCAGCCCCGCCGCCAACTCCTACCTCCGGGTGGAAAAGGCGTCACTGACGCAGCCCGCGGACGGAGGCACCGCCGTCGGACTTTCCGGACAGGTGGTGTCCCGCACCTACCACGGGCTCCACAGCCGCTACATTGTGCGGAGCCACGGCGCAGACCTTCGGCTGCTGGTGAAGGAAGACGGCGCCGCCCATCCGGAGGCGGGAGCGGAAACCACCGTGTTTGTCCAGCCGGGGCACGTGCTGCAGTACCATCCGGACACCGGCAAGGCCCTGGACAGGCGGGAAGAAGCGGTGACCCTGCCATGA
- a CDS encoding IclR family transcriptional regulator, with the protein MANSLSGDSVVDRVVRVISAFPEGSGSLQLSELATRSGLPLTTAHRLVRQLAAHGLLETGSGGTVRLGLRLWELVNRNSPTLALRQAAMPFMEGIQQVLNQNVNLAVLDGWEALFVERLSRRGSVANRARIAGRMPVHVSSAGLALMAHQGKAVQGEYLTQFVDPDGKVTAEAVRTLLAETAHTGFAQLAGVVDPDTWGIAVPVIDSRQHAVAALGVVVPLHEVRLQALVPALQTAARGIARRLGDLGPQFVFRSTEFV; encoded by the coding sequence GTGGCAAATTCTCTCTCCGGCGACTCGGTTGTTGACCGCGTCGTCCGCGTGATCTCCGCCTTCCCCGAGGGGTCCGGAAGCCTGCAGCTCTCCGAACTGGCCACCCGCTCGGGCCTCCCGCTCACCACTGCCCACCGGCTGGTCCGGCAGCTCGCCGCGCACGGACTGCTGGAAACCGGCAGCGGCGGAACAGTAAGGCTGGGGTTGCGGCTGTGGGAACTGGTGAACCGGAACTCGCCCACACTGGCTTTGCGCCAGGCTGCCATGCCGTTCATGGAAGGCATCCAGCAGGTCCTCAACCAGAACGTGAACCTGGCCGTGCTGGATGGCTGGGAGGCCCTCTTCGTGGAGCGGCTTTCCCGCAGGGGCTCCGTGGCGAACCGGGCCCGCATCGCCGGCAGGATGCCGGTCCACGTCTCGTCCGCCGGCCTCGCCCTGATGGCGCACCAGGGCAAGGCGGTGCAGGGAGAGTACCTGACGCAGTTCGTGGATCCGGACGGAAAGGTGACGGCGGAAGCCGTGCGGACGCTGCTCGCCGAGACCGCGCACACAGGCTTCGCGCAACTGGCCGGTGTGGTCGATCCGGACACGTGGGGCATTGCCGTCCCCGTAATCGACAGCCGGCAACACGCGGTTGCAGCCCTGGGTGTTGTGGTGCCGCTCCACGAGGTACGGCTACAGGCTCTGGTTCCAGCGCTGCAGACCGCGGCCCGGGGCATTGCGCGGCGGCTCGGGGATCTTGGCCCGCAGTTCGTCTTCCGTTCAACGGAATTCGTATAA
- a CDS encoding iron ABC transporter permease: MSGPSTKSMLRSPFVLIVGAVLTWFIAAFLVWPNVNVLIATFFPDGSFSGRAAEKLFSSQRAMKSLGNSFMLAVALSVTVNVVGVFIVLVTHYFKIRGSRILFLGYATTFIYGGIVLAAGYKFIYGDKGIVTSLLVSVFPGMDAAWFSGFFAVLVVMTFATTTNHMLFVGNALKGIDYQTIEAARNLGASTWTILRRVVLPMLKPTLFAVTILSFLTGLGALSAPQVLGGRDFQTITPMILTFANSATSRDLAALLAVILGVSTILMLAVMSRLEKRGTYYSLSKVSSALQKQQITSPVANAAVHVIAYLLFGLYTLPVVLIVLYSFADGAAIQTGRISLGSLTFDNYVQVLTQESGLRPFVVSVVYSALATVIAVGGLLFVARLLQKYKNWVAATFEYLLHIPWILPSALLALGLIISYDHPNPLVGGAVLTGTTVILLIAFVTVKIPFTLRMLKASFASVNSSMEEAAAIMGAKTLYVFRRILLPLVLPAAAAIAALNFNTLLDDYDTAIFLAHPLVQPLGLVIKANTDGAEGVQGVANTFVYTVLLMVITGLTMYLVYGRTNRRGAGTSGGRKSGGRKSGKGRRSSQARVTVAEAAPVPDAAPLPAGRP; the protein is encoded by the coding sequence ATGAGCGGGCCCTCCACCAAGAGCATGCTCCGCTCCCCCTTCGTCCTGATCGTGGGCGCAGTGCTGACCTGGTTTATCGCCGCGTTCCTGGTCTGGCCCAACGTGAACGTCCTGATCGCAACGTTCTTCCCGGACGGGAGCTTCTCCGGCCGGGCCGCGGAAAAGCTGTTCTCCTCCCAGCGCGCCATGAAGTCCCTCGGCAACAGCTTTATGCTGGCCGTGGCCCTGTCCGTCACGGTGAATGTGGTGGGCGTTTTCATTGTGCTGGTTACGCACTACTTCAAGATCCGCGGTTCCAGAATCCTCTTCCTGGGCTACGCCACCACGTTTATCTACGGCGGCATCGTGCTGGCCGCCGGGTACAAATTCATCTACGGGGACAAGGGAATCGTCACGTCCCTGCTGGTGAGCGTGTTCCCGGGCATGGACGCAGCCTGGTTCTCCGGGTTCTTCGCGGTCCTGGTTGTCATGACCTTTGCCACCACCACCAACCACATGCTGTTCGTTGGCAATGCGCTCAAGGGCATTGACTACCAGACCATCGAGGCCGCCAGGAACCTGGGCGCCTCCACCTGGACCATCCTGCGCAGGGTGGTGCTGCCCATGCTCAAGCCCACGCTGTTCGCCGTCACCATCCTGTCCTTCCTGACCGGGCTCGGGGCCCTCAGCGCCCCGCAGGTCCTGGGCGGCCGCGATTTCCAGACCATCACGCCGATGATCCTGACGTTTGCCAACAGCGCAACGTCCCGGGACCTGGCTGCCCTGCTGGCCGTTATCCTGGGCGTCTCCACCATCCTCATGCTTGCGGTAATGTCGCGGCTGGAGAAGCGGGGCACGTATTACTCGCTGTCCAAGGTGTCCTCGGCCTTGCAGAAGCAGCAAATCACCAGTCCTGTTGCCAACGCTGCCGTGCACGTCATCGCCTACCTGCTTTTTGGGCTGTACACACTGCCTGTTGTGCTTATTGTGCTGTATTCCTTTGCCGACGGCGCCGCGATCCAAACAGGCCGGATCTCGCTGGGCAGCCTGACCTTCGACAACTATGTACAGGTCCTCACCCAGGAGTCGGGCCTGCGGCCCTTCGTTGTCAGCGTCGTGTACAGTGCGCTGGCTACGGTGATAGCTGTCGGCGGCCTGCTGTTCGTGGCCCGGCTCCTGCAGAAGTACAAAAACTGGGTCGCCGCCACTTTCGAATACCTCCTCCACATCCCGTGGATCCTGCCCTCCGCGTTGCTCGCCTTGGGGCTCATCATCAGCTATGACCACCCCAACCCCCTCGTGGGCGGCGCCGTCCTGACCGGGACCACCGTGATCCTGTTGATCGCTTTCGTCACAGTCAAGATCCCCTTCACGCTCCGCATGCTCAAAGCATCGTTCGCGTCGGTCAACTCCTCAATGGAGGAAGCCGCCGCCATCATGGGAGCCAAAACGCTGTACGTGTTCCGCCGCATCCTGCTGCCACTGGTTCTTCCGGCAGCGGCAGCGATTGCGGCATTGAACTTCAATACCCTCCTGGATGACTACGACACCGCGATATTCCTGGCGCACCCCCTCGTCCAGCCGCTGGGCCTGGTGATCAAAGCGAATACCGACGGCGCCGAAGGGGTGCAGGGCGTGGCGAACACGTTTGTGTACACCGTGTTGCTGATGGTCATCACGGGGCTGACCATGTACCTGGTCTACGGCCGGACCAACCGGCGCGGTGCCGGCACGTCCGGCGGGCGGAAGTCCGGCGGGCGGAAGTCCGGCAAGGGCCGCCGCAGTTCGCAGGCCAGGGTGACCGTGGCTGAGGCTGCTCCCGTGCCCGACGCCGCGCCGCTGCCTGCCGGCAGGCCATGA
- a CDS encoding 4-hydroxybenzoate 3-monooxygenase, whose translation MAARKVIITQVAIMGAGPAGLMLSHLLAKAGIESTVIEVRSHKEISETVRAGILEHGTVNLLVDSGVSDRVLRDGDRHDGIELRFNGESHRIDFKDLVGESVWLYPQTDVFLDLAARRKADGGDVRYSVTDTTVHDLEGKPKVWFTDSEGVECEIQAEFLVGADGSRSHCRFQIPEADRKWYFHEYPFAWFGILAEAPRSSDELIYANSDNGFALISQRTETVQRMYFQCDPKENVAEWDDDRIWAEFRSRVNGNGFELKEGPVIDKMVLPFRSFVHTPMRHGNLFLAGDAAHTVPPTGAKGLNLAIHDVKMLFEGLESFYGNGSMALLDSFSDRALERVWKAQQFSYWMTTMLHTPTDADDFSRARQLGELNSVVSSRHGMAYLAEAYTGWPGAQ comes from the coding sequence ATGGCAGCACGTAAAGTCATCATCACCCAGGTGGCCATCATGGGCGCCGGTCCCGCCGGCCTGATGCTCTCCCACCTCCTGGCCAAGGCCGGCATCGAATCAACCGTGATCGAGGTCCGCAGCCACAAGGAGATCTCCGAAACGGTCCGCGCCGGAATCCTGGAACACGGCACGGTGAACCTGCTGGTGGACAGCGGAGTCTCGGACCGAGTGCTGCGCGACGGCGACAGGCACGATGGCATTGAGCTGCGGTTCAACGGTGAAAGCCACCGCATCGATTTCAAGGACCTCGTGGGCGAATCCGTGTGGCTCTACCCGCAGACCGATGTGTTCCTGGACCTCGCCGCACGGCGGAAGGCCGACGGCGGCGACGTCCGCTACAGCGTTACCGACACCACTGTCCACGACCTCGAAGGCAAGCCGAAAGTCTGGTTCACCGACTCGGAGGGTGTGGAATGCGAGATCCAGGCCGAATTCCTGGTGGGCGCCGACGGTTCACGCAGCCACTGCCGGTTCCAAATTCCGGAGGCCGACCGCAAGTGGTACTTCCACGAGTACCCCTTTGCCTGGTTCGGCATCCTGGCCGAGGCGCCGCGCAGCTCCGATGAGCTGATCTACGCCAACTCGGACAACGGCTTCGCCCTGATCAGCCAGCGGACCGAAACGGTCCAGCGGATGTACTTCCAGTGCGATCCCAAGGAAAACGTTGCCGAGTGGGACGACGACCGGATCTGGGCCGAGTTCCGCAGCCGGGTCAACGGCAACGGCTTCGAACTGAAGGAAGGCCCGGTCATTGACAAGATGGTCCTGCCCTTCCGGAGCTTTGTGCACACGCCCATGCGGCACGGCAACCTGTTCCTGGCCGGCGACGCCGCCCACACGGTGCCGCCCACCGGCGCCAAGGGCCTGAACCTGGCAATCCACGACGTCAAGATGCTCTTTGAGGGTTTGGAATCGTTCTACGGCAACGGGTCCATGGCCCTGCTGGACAGCTTCAGCGACCGCGCCCTCGAGCGCGTGTGGAAAGCGCAGCAGTTCTCCTACTGGATGACCACCATGCTGCACACGCCCACCGATGCGGACGACTTCTCCCGTGCCCGCCAGCTCGGCGAACTCAACTCGGTGGTTTCGTCCAGGCATGGCATGGCCTACCTTGCCGAGGCCTACACCGGCTGGCCCGGAGCGCAGTAG
- a CDS encoding diacylglycerol kinase family protein has product MTANPSTDLKRAAIIINPAKPVDIDVEALAAKHCTANGWGEPIWLETTKEDPGVGQAKEALKQGADVVIAAGGDGTVRCVAEVLAGGDVPMGLLPFGTGNLLARNLGMDVTDFDGAMAGALAGTDRKIDVVRARRNDPDKEQIFLVMAGVGYDATIMADTNEDLKDKVGWLAYVDAGIRNLPGKPVKATIAIDGKDVVHRGIRSVMVGNCGKVQGGLEIFPDAKMDDGLLDVAVLAPQGKLGWFSVIAGMIGKGRGKDTAVEYYQGKSVEITLEHNDDYQLDGDHEGEGKHVLMTMEPGALTVRL; this is encoded by the coding sequence ATGACTGCCAACCCGTCCACCGACCTCAAACGTGCGGCCATCATCATCAATCCTGCCAAGCCGGTGGACATTGATGTCGAGGCGCTCGCGGCAAAGCACTGTACGGCCAACGGGTGGGGGGAGCCCATCTGGCTCGAGACCACCAAGGAAGATCCCGGCGTCGGGCAGGCGAAGGAGGCACTCAAGCAGGGGGCCGACGTCGTTATTGCAGCCGGCGGCGATGGCACCGTGCGCTGCGTGGCTGAGGTCCTGGCCGGCGGCGATGTGCCCATGGGGCTGCTTCCGTTCGGGACGGGCAACCTCCTGGCCCGCAACCTGGGCATGGACGTCACGGACTTTGACGGTGCCATGGCCGGGGCTCTGGCTGGAACCGACCGGAAAATCGACGTTGTCCGTGCCCGCCGGAACGACCCCGACAAGGAGCAGATCTTCCTGGTCATGGCCGGCGTCGGCTACGACGCCACTATCATGGCCGACACCAACGAGGACCTCAAGGACAAGGTGGGCTGGCTGGCCTACGTGGACGCCGGGATCCGGAACCTTCCCGGCAAGCCCGTGAAGGCCACCATCGCAATCGACGGCAAAGACGTTGTGCACCGCGGCATCCGCAGCGTTATGGTGGGCAACTGCGGCAAGGTCCAGGGCGGTCTGGAGATCTTCCCCGACGCCAAAATGGATGACGGCCTGCTGGATGTGGCGGTGCTGGCCCCGCAGGGGAAGCTGGGCTGGTTCTCCGTGATCGCCGGCATGATCGGCAAGGGCCGCGGCAAGGACACGGCAGTGGAGTACTACCAGGGGAAGTCCGTGGAGATCACCCTGGAACACAACGACGACTACCAGCTGGACGGCGACCACGAGGGCGAAGGCAAGCACGTCCTGATGACCATGGAACCGGGGGCGCTCACCGTCCGCCTGTAG
- a CDS encoding thymidine kinase, which yields MAKLYFRYGAMNSGKSTGLLQAAFNYEERGQRVLLAKPDVDTKGDTDIVSRLGMTRSVDFLISPETSVRDLYAAHAAGDDPNALLEHVDQKPVACLLVDEAQFLTPDQVDDLFRIAVLDNVPVLAYGIRTDFLTHAFPGSRRLMEVAHTLEELKTICRCGRKAIFNTRRVGNEVVFDGDQVAIDGQDVWYESLCGSCYLEVSGGRLGGQRPEA from the coding sequence TTGGCCAAGCTCTACTTCCGCTACGGTGCCATGAACTCGGGCAAGTCCACCGGACTCCTGCAGGCTGCCTTCAACTATGAGGAGCGGGGCCAGCGGGTCCTGCTGGCCAAACCCGATGTGGACACCAAAGGCGATACCGACATCGTGTCCCGGCTGGGCATGACCCGGTCCGTGGACTTCCTGATCTCCCCGGAGACGTCCGTCCGCGACCTGTACGCGGCGCACGCGGCGGGAGATGACCCCAATGCCCTGCTGGAGCATGTGGACCAGAAGCCGGTGGCATGCCTGCTGGTGGACGAGGCGCAGTTCCTCACCCCGGACCAGGTGGACGATCTGTTCCGCATTGCTGTCCTGGACAACGTGCCGGTGCTGGCATACGGCATCCGGACCGACTTCCTCACGCACGCCTTCCCGGGCTCGCGCCGGCTCATGGAGGTGGCCCACACCCTGGAGGAGCTCAAGACGATCTGCCGCTGCGGGCGCAAAGCCATCTTCAACACCCGGCGCGTGGGCAACGAGGTGGTGTTCGACGGCGACCAGGTAGCCATCGACGGCCAGGACGTCTGGTACGAATCCCTGTGCGGGTCCTGCTATCTCGAGGTATCCGGCGGACGGCTCGGCGGTCAGCGGCCGGAGGCTTAG